From Terriglobia bacterium, a single genomic window includes:
- the atpD gene encoding F0F1 ATP synthase subunit beta: MANVGKVSQIIGPAVDVEFEEGQQPPIHHALHITSAGFDVPTPIDVIVEVQQHLGEGRVRTIALQPTDGMVRGMPAADTGGPVSIPVGKGVLGRVINVIGEPVDKLGPIEAKRRDPIHKPAPALVDQNTNLEMFETGIKVIDLIEPYLKGGKIGLFGGAGVGKTVIIQELINNIATKHGGISVFAGVGERTREGNDLWLEMKESGVINKTALIYGQMTEPPGARLRVALTGLTTAEYFRDDEGQDVLLFVDNIFRFTQAGSEVSALLGRMPSAVGYQPTLASEMGELQERITSTTKGSITSVQAIYVPADDYTDPAPATTFAHLDATTNLSRQIVELGIYPAVDPLASSSRILDARIVGAEHYNVARSVKVVLQKYKDLQDIIAILGIDELSEDDKLTVARARKIQRFLSQPFFVAQQFTGLDGKYVKIADTIKGFKEIVEGKHDDLPEQAFYMVGTIEEAQEKGRQMAAVK, encoded by the coding sequence ATGGCAAATGTAGGAAAAGTTTCACAGATCATCGGGCCGGCTGTCGACGTCGAATTCGAAGAGGGGCAGCAGCCTCCCATTCACCACGCCCTGCACATCACCAGCGCAGGTTTCGATGTGCCCACGCCGATCGATGTCATCGTTGAAGTTCAGCAGCATCTTGGCGAAGGTCGAGTTCGAACGATTGCTCTTCAACCGACAGATGGAATGGTTCGCGGTATGCCTGCGGCCGACACGGGTGGACCCGTGTCGATTCCTGTCGGCAAAGGCGTGCTCGGCCGAGTCATCAATGTTATCGGAGAGCCTGTCGACAAGCTGGGCCCGATTGAAGCCAAACGCCGCGATCCGATCCACAAGCCCGCTCCTGCGCTCGTCGATCAGAACACGAACCTCGAAATGTTCGAGACCGGTATTAAAGTCATCGACCTCATCGAGCCGTACCTCAAAGGTGGAAAGATCGGCCTGTTCGGGGGCGCCGGCGTCGGTAAGACCGTCATCATTCAGGAACTCATCAACAACATCGCGACCAAGCACGGCGGCATCTCGGTGTTCGCCGGAGTGGGCGAGCGCACCCGCGAGGGTAACGATCTCTGGCTCGAAATGAAAGAGTCCGGTGTTATCAACAAGACCGCACTGATCTATGGCCAGATGACTGAACCTCCCGGCGCCCGGCTCCGCGTGGCATTGACCGGACTGACGACCGCCGAATACTTCCGCGACGACGAAGGTCAGGATGTGCTGCTCTTCGTCGATAACATCTTCCGCTTCACGCAAGCGGGTTCCGAAGTGTCCGCGCTGCTCGGCCGCATGCCTTCCGCAGTCGGATACCAGCCGACACTGGCATCGGAGATGGGTGAACTTCAGGAACGCATCACATCGACTACCAAGGGTTCGATCACATCCGTCCAGGCGATCTACGTTCCGGCCGATGACTATACGGATCCCGCTCCGGCAACAACCTTCGCTCACCTGGACGCCACGACAAACCTGTCCCGCCAGATCGTGGAACTCGGCATTTACCCCGCTGTCGATCCACTGGCTTCGTCGTCACGCATTCTCGATGCGCGCATCGTCGGCGCGGAACACTACAACGTCGCCCGTTCAGTGAAGGTTGTGTTGCAGAAGTACAAAGACCTCCAGGACATCATCGCAATCCTTGGCATCGACGAATTGTCGGAAGACGATAAACTGACTGTTGCGCGAGCCCGCAAGATTCAACGATTCCTGTCGCAGCCGTTCTTTGTCGCCCAGCAGTTTACCGGTCTCGACGGCAAGTACGTCAAGATTGCCGATACAATCAAAGGATTCAAGGAAATTGTCGAAGGCAAACACGATGATCTGCCCGAGCAAGCCTTCTATATGGTCGGCACGATCGAAGAAGCGCAGGAAAAAGGCCGGCAGATGGCGGCTGTAAAATAG
- a CDS encoding F0F1 ATP synthase subunit epsilon, which produces MAEATIDLIIVTPERSVVHEQVDELQIPGAEGYLGVLPGHAPLFSELKVGEVGYRKANSWFFLSVAWGFVEVQSDQVRILAETAERAHEIDLERANRAKERAEQRIAKGGDDIDYRRALVALERALIRIQVGRRAKQAIHS; this is translated from the coding sequence ATGGCTGAAGCCACCATCGATCTTATTATCGTCACTCCCGAGCGATCCGTCGTTCATGAGCAGGTCGACGAATTGCAAATCCCGGGTGCTGAAGGTTATCTCGGCGTCCTGCCGGGTCACGCGCCGTTATTTTCAGAACTTAAGGTCGGAGAGGTCGGATACCGAAAAGCCAACTCTTGGTTCTTTCTATCGGTGGCTTGGGGGTTCGTGGAAGTTCAGTCCGACCAAGTGCGGATTCTTGCTGAAACCGCCGAGCGCGCACATGAGATCGACCTCGAGCGGGCCAATCGCGCGAAGGAGCGGGCCGAACAGCGGATTGCGAAGGGCGGCGACGATATCGACTATCGCCGCGCCCTGGTCGCACTCGAGCGTGCGCTGATCCGTATTCAGGTCGGGCGCAGGGCTAAGCAAGCGATTCATTCCTGA
- the atpG gene encoding ATP synthase F1 subunit gamma, producing the protein MPSLLDIRRRIRSVKNTQQLTKAMKTVSAAKLRRAQERVFSARPYAEQLKRVLGNLTARLDENTSHPLLAIREEARILFVVVTADRGLCGAFNSNILRTAATFIREHSSQNIAVAAAGRKGRDFFRRRGMPIRAEYVNIFSKLDYGNARDIAEMIIQAYSGNEVDAVYLIYNEFKSVIQQRVVIEKVLPLSRNELKESEPQLDYIFEEPPQEIFNRLLPRYVEVQIYRALLESAAAEHGARMASMDTASRNAGDMIDMLTLNMNRIRQAAITREIIEVVSGAGAL; encoded by the coding sequence ATGCCGAGCCTCTTGGATATCCGGCGGCGCATCCGCTCCGTCAAGAATACGCAACAGTTGACCAAGGCCATGAAAACGGTGTCTGCGGCCAAACTCCGGCGTGCTCAAGAGCGCGTGTTCAGCGCGCGGCCCTACGCGGAGCAATTGAAGAGAGTTCTCGGAAATCTCACTGCTCGACTCGACGAGAATACGTCACATCCATTGCTGGCCATACGGGAGGAAGCGCGCATTCTCTTCGTCGTCGTCACGGCAGACCGCGGCCTTTGTGGAGCATTCAACTCGAATATCCTGCGGACCGCGGCGACATTTATTCGGGAGCATTCGTCGCAGAATATCGCCGTTGCGGCTGCGGGCCGGAAAGGCCGCGACTTCTTCAGGCGGCGCGGCATGCCGATCCGGGCGGAATATGTAAACATCTTCTCGAAGCTCGATTACGGCAATGCCAGAGACATTGCGGAAATGATCATTCAGGCATATTCCGGCAACGAAGTCGATGCGGTATACCTCATTTATAACGAATTCAAATCGGTCATTCAGCAGCGCGTCGTCATCGAAAAAGTACTGCCTTTGAGCCGGAACGAATTGAAGGAATCCGAACCGCAGCTCGATTACATTTTCGAAGAACCACCTCAGGAAATTTTTAATCGGCTGCTGCCCCGGTACGTCGAGGTCCAGATCTATCGGGCGCTGCTCGAATCCGCCGCGGCCGAGCACGGCGCGCGGATGGCATCAATGGATACGGCATCGCGGAATGCGGGCGACATGATTGATATGCTGACTCTCAATATGAATCGCATTCGCCAGGCGGCGATCACGCGCGAGATCATCGAAGTGGTCAGTGGAGCGGGAGCTTTATAG